One Phaseolus vulgaris cultivar G19833 chromosome 11, P. vulgaris v2.0, whole genome shotgun sequence genomic window carries:
- the LOC137826164 gene encoding 8-hydroxygeraniol oxidoreductase-like encodes MSTTSQVITCKAAICWGLGQPVTVEEIQVDPPKATEVRVKVLCASICHTDLTSLQGFPHMCFPLALGHEGVGVVESVGDEVTTLKEGDVVIPTYIGECETCENCVSGKTNLCLTHPVRLNGLLPDNTSRMSIRGQRLYHVLSCATWSEYFVSDVNYTVKVDSAIDPAHASFISCGFSTGFGAAWKEAKVESGSSVAVLGLGAVGLGAISGAKSMGASKIIGIDKNEKKREKGEAFGMTQFINPGDSAKSVSELVKEVTGGMGVDYSFECTGIPPLLSQSLEATKMGTGKTVVVGIPAEPTVSLGMLSLLLGRTMKGSAFGGLKVRSDIAIVANKCLKKEFPLDELSTHVVPLEDISKGFEILKDPNCVKVVIKISH; translated from the exons ATGTCAACAACCTCGCAGGTTATTACATGCAAAG CTGCAATATGCTGGGGATTAGGACAACCTGTTACAGTGGAAGAGATTCAAGTTGATCCACCAAAAGCAACTGAAGTTCGAGTTAAGGTGCTCTGTGCAAGTATCTGCCACACAGACCTAACAAGCCTTCAAGGATTCCCACAT ATGTGTTTTCCTCTAGCACTTGGACATGAAGGAGTTGG TGTTGTAGAGAGTGTTGGTGATGAAGTGACAACCCTTAAAGAGGGGGATGTAGTGATCCCAACATACATAGGGGAGTGTGAAACATGTGAGAATTGTGTTTctgggaaaacaaatttatgtcTAACACACCCTGTGAGGTTGAATGGTTTGCTACCAGACAACACTTCAAGGATGTCCATAAGAGGACAGAGATTATACCATGTTTTAAGCTGTGCTACATGGTCAGAATACTTTGTTAGTGATGTGAATTACACTGTCAAAGTTGATTCAGCCATTGACCCAGCACATGCAAGTTTCATCTCATGTGGGTTTTCAACTGGGTTTGGAGCAGCTTGGAAGGAAGCCAAGGTCGAAAGTGGATCCAGTGTAGCTGTTCTTGGTCTTGGGGCTGTTGGATTAGGG GCTATAAGTGGAGCCAAAAGTATGGGAGCAAGTAAGATAATTGGAATTgacaaaaatgaaaagaagaggGAAAAAGGAGAGGCTTTTGGAATGACCCAGTTCATAAATCCTGGTGATTCTGCTAAATCTGTTTCAGAATTGGTAAAGGAAGTAACTGGTGGAATGGGTGTGGATTACTCCTTCGAGTGCACTGGAATTCCCCCTTTGCTTTCTCAATCATTGGAAGCCACAAAAATG GGAACGGGTAAAACAGTAGTAGTTGGAATACCAGCAGAACCTACTGTGTCCTTGGGTATGCTATCCCTTCTTCTCGGTAGAACTATGAAAGGTTCAGCTTTTGGAGGTCTAAAAGTTAGATCTGATATTGCCATAGTAGCTAACAAATGCCTCAAAAAG gAATTCCCTCTTGATGAACTATCCACTCATGTGGTCCCATTAGAAGATATTAGCAAAGGATTTGAGATATTGAAAGATCCCAACTGTGTAAAAGTTGTGATCAAGATATCTCATTGA
- the LOC137821032 gene encoding putative gamma-glutamylcyclotransferase At3g02910, translating into MVAEREREVKVNVNGDGDSDGERTVIFTYGTLKRGFSNHPLLQDLFRTGDASFVGTYRTAGKYPLVCGPYRVPFLLNIPGSGCRVHGELYSVSTRGLARMDELEGTSRAHYERLPIKVVPAGEGEEEEEAEEETAAGLTCAEAYYAHRSYAAEMWKKNGKRGLRCYSQKETIGYVKRKDRPQNLTFLDHIRFFLSSN; encoded by the coding sequence ATGGTAGCCgaaagagaaagagaggttAAGGTTAACGTTAACGGTGACGGTGACAGCGACGGAGAGAGAACGGTGATATTCACCTACGGAACCCTGAAGAGAGGATTCTCCAACCACCCccttcttcaagacctttttCGCACCGGCGACGCTTCCTTCGTCGGAACCTACCGAACCGCCGGAAAATACCCTCTCGTATGCGGGCCCTACCGGGTCCCGTTCCTGCTCAACATTCCCGGGTCGGGTTGTCGGGTCCACGGGGAGCTTTACTCTGTCTCCACGCGCGGTCTCGCTCGCATGGACGAACTGGAGGGGACCTCACGCGCGCACTACGAGCGTCTCCCGATAAAGGTTGTTCCGGCGGGCGAGggcgaggaggaggaggaggcggAGGAGGAGACGGCGGCGGGGCTAACGTGCGCGGAGGCGTATTACGCGCACCGGAGCTACGCGGCGGAGATGTGGAAGAAGAACGGGAAGCGAGGGTTGCGATGTTACTCGCAGAAAGAGACGATTGGTTATGTGAAGCGCAAGGATAGGCCTCAGAATTTGACCTTTCTGGATCATATTcgctttttcctttcctctaaTTAG
- the LOC137824364 gene encoding uncharacterized protein has translation MAAADNTNPPKDYYKVLEVDYDATDENIKLNYRRLALKWHPDKHGGDSDVTAKFQEINEAYNVLSDPAKRFDYDLTGICEIEKYSLQEYLARFKGMILTCNGLGIDQTDRWSPQLIENFESLDK, from the exons ATGGCTGCTGCTGACAACACCAACCCTCCTAAG GACTATTACAAAGTGCTGGAGGTTGATTATGATGCAACtgatgaaaatattaaattaaattaccGAAGACTCGCGTTG AAATGGCATCCTGACAAGCACGGAGGTGACAGTGATGTTACTGCAAAATTTCAAGAGATAAATGAAGCTTACAATG TATTAAGTGATCCTGCCAAGCGTTTTGACTATGATTTAACGGGTATATGCGAGATTGAAAAATATAGTTTACAG GAATATCTTGCCAGATTTAAAGGCATGATTCTTACCTGCAATGGCCTTGGTATCGATCAAACAGACAGATG GTCACCGCAATTGATTGAAAATTTTGAATCCCTAGATAAATAA